Proteins found in one Bacillales bacterium genomic segment:
- a CDS encoding nicotinate-nucleotide adenylyltransferase has translation MMKIAVFGGTFDPPHLGHLIIAAETVRSCELDEVWFMPSPRPPHKSAAAVTDAAHRIEMVKRAVEGNKQFKLSLFEFQRDGLSYTYETMKALTARYPEHEWYFLIGADMVEDLPNWHNINELTDFVTFIAAGRPGFSLQSPFGHAIRFVEVPQIAISSSLLRKKFANQGNTKYLLPDNVRDYIMKEGLYG, from the coding sequence ATCATGAAAATTGCCGTTTTCGGCGGGACGTTCGACCCGCCGCATCTCGGTCATTTGATCATTGCGGCGGAAACGGTGCGATCCTGCGAATTGGATGAGGTTTGGTTCATGCCGAGTCCGCGTCCTCCCCATAAGTCGGCAGCGGCTGTAACTGATGCTGCTCACCGCATAGAGATGGTGAAAAGAGCCGTCGAAGGCAACAAGCAATTCAAGCTTTCGCTGTTTGAATTTCAAAGGGACGGATTGTCTTATACGTATGAGACGATGAAAGCCTTAACCGCGCGTTACCCGGAGCATGAATGGTATTTTTTGATCGGGGCAGACATGGTTGAGGATTTGCCGAACTGGCACAATATTAATGAGCTCACCGATTTCGTCACATTTATCGCGGCCGGACGCCCAGGGTTTTCGTTACAATCGCCGTTCGGCCATGCGATCAGGTTCGTCGAGGTTCCGCAAATCGCCATTTCGTCGTCGCTTTTGCGGAAAAAATTTGCAAACCAAGGAAATACGAAATACTTGTTGCCTGACAACGTGCGCGACTATATCATGAAGGAAGGGTTGTATGGATAG
- a CDS encoding ComE operon protein 2 codes for MQRIEWDQYFMAQSHLLATRSTCTRLAVGATIVRDKRIIAGGYNGSISGSVHCIDEGCYVIDGHCVRTIHAEMNALLQCAKFGVSTAGAEIYVTHFPCLPCCKSIIQSGIKYVYYAADYKNHPYAVDLYKSAGVVTKKVPLEHVVLDTNGEEKRDLTNRLLHLLEKSGVNEEEMSELRSEASRLYEDAQ; via the coding sequence ATGCAACGGATTGAATGGGATCAATATTTCATGGCGCAAAGCCATTTGCTGGCAACGAGAAGTACGTGCACGCGTCTCGCAGTAGGGGCGACGATCGTGCGCGACAAGAGAATCATTGCCGGCGGGTACAATGGTTCGATTTCAGGCAGCGTCCATTGCATTGACGAAGGGTGTTACGTAATCGACGGACATTGCGTGCGCACGATTCACGCGGAAATGAACGCCTTGTTGCAATGTGCAAAATTCGGGGTTTCCACAGCCGGCGCCGAAATCTATGTCACACATTTTCCGTGCCTGCCCTGTTGCAAATCGATCATTCAAAGCGGCATTAAATACGTGTATTATGCAGCCGACTATAAAAATCATCCGTATGCAGTGGATTTGTATAAATCGGCGGGCGTCGTCACGAAAAAAGTACCGTTGGAACACGTCGTGCTCGACACAAATGGGGAAGAAAAGAGAGATCTGACGAACCGTTTGCTGCATTTGCTTGAAAAAAGCGGTGTGAACGAAGAAGAAATGAGTGAGTTGCGGTCCGAGGCGAGCCGCCTTTACGAGGATGCACAGTAA
- the aroE gene encoding shikimate dehydrogenase has translation MEKTFALIGHPVAHSLSPIMHNAAFKSLELPHIYVKFDVQPQRLKDAVIGMKALGIGGFNVTVPHKVAILPYLDEVDEQASVIGAVNTVVNENGRWIGTNTDGRGFLLSLQDVAGDRLPDCRVLMIGAGGAARAAAAALDEEGVKRLDVANRTLEKAHGIKTGPAHRTDGTVVSLAEAEECVGEYDIIINTTSVGLHPNAEAMPISLSRLRERTIVADLIYNPLKTKWLRVAEEKGAVVMNGVGMFVAQGALAFERWTGYAPDRRLMRRIVLDELGGERS, from the coding sequence ATGGAAAAAACATTTGCGTTAATCGGCCATCCTGTGGCGCATTCCCTTTCTCCGATCATGCACAATGCGGCTTTCAAAAGCCTCGAGTTGCCGCACATATACGTCAAATTCGACGTTCAACCGCAACGATTGAAAGATGCAGTCATCGGTATGAAAGCATTAGGGATTGGCGGCTTTAATGTAACCGTCCCGCACAAAGTGGCTATTCTGCCTTATTTGGACGAAGTCGATGAACAGGCTTCAGTGATCGGGGCCGTGAACACCGTCGTTAACGAAAACGGTCGTTGGATCGGCACGAACACCGACGGCCGCGGTTTCTTGCTGTCCCTTCAGGACGTTGCCGGCGACCGCTTGCCGGACTGCCGGGTTCTGATGATCGGAGCTGGGGGTGCAGCCAGGGCGGCGGCAGCGGCTTTGGATGAGGAGGGCGTAAAGCGGTTGGACGTCGCGAATCGCACGCTGGAGAAAGCGCATGGAATCAAGACGGGGCCCGCTCATCGAACCGACGGGACCGTCGTGAGTTTAGCGGAGGCGGAAGAATGTGTCGGCGAATATGATATTATCATCAATACAACTTCGGTTGGTTTACATCCAAACGCCGAAGCCATGCCGATTTCGCTTTCTCGGTTGCGAGAGCGAACGATTGTTGCCGATTTGATATACAATCCATTGAAAACGAAATGGCTTCGCGTCGCCGAAGAAAAAGGTGCGGTTGTCATGAACGGCGTCGGGATGTTTGTCGCACAAGGGGCGCTCGCCTTTGAACGATGGACCGGTTATGCGCCCGACCGGCGTTTGATGAGGCGCATCGTTTTGGACGAATTGGGCGGCGAAAGATCATGA
- the yqeH gene encoding ribosome biogenesis GTPase YqeH, translating to MAKDKMICLGCGAAVQSEDPNGIGFVPVSALNREAVLCKRCFRLKHYGEVAHVPLGDDDYLKIIQDIADTDALIVNIVDIFDFTGSWLPGLRRLTGGNKVLLVGNKIDLLPKSTNATKLKHWLYRSSKELGRKVEDVFLISAQTGEGMDELAEAIERYRSGKDVYVVGCTNVGKSTFINRLLRQFAGIQSDVITTSLHPGTTLNLIDFELDGQSALYDTPGVVNRRQMAHLLTTNELKQTMPKTEIKPKVYQLSDRQTLFFAGLGRLDFVNGEARSFVCYFSNELYVHRTKLEKADEVYERNVGEMLRPPEKERKDRLPAFKKHDFTVKNKKVDVVFSGLGWVTVQPGTAQLSAYAPEGVGVSIRESLI from the coding sequence ATGGCGAAAGACAAGATGATTTGTCTCGGATGCGGGGCAGCGGTGCAATCGGAAGATCCGAACGGAATCGGTTTCGTCCCGGTCTCTGCATTGAATCGAGAAGCGGTCCTTTGCAAACGTTGTTTTCGATTGAAGCATTACGGCGAAGTGGCGCACGTTCCGCTCGGGGACGACGATTATTTAAAAATCATCCAAGACATTGCCGATACGGATGCTCTTATCGTCAATATCGTGGATATTTTTGATTTCACAGGCAGTTGGCTGCCTGGATTACGAAGGTTGACCGGCGGCAATAAGGTTTTACTCGTCGGCAACAAAATCGATTTGCTGCCGAAATCGACAAACGCAACGAAGCTGAAGCATTGGTTGTATCGTTCTTCGAAAGAACTCGGACGGAAGGTCGAAGATGTGTTTTTGATCAGCGCGCAAACGGGAGAGGGCATGGACGAGCTCGCGGAAGCGATAGAACGGTACCGCTCCGGCAAAGATGTGTATGTTGTCGGTTGCACGAACGTTGGGAAGTCTACTTTCATTAATCGTTTGCTTCGGCAATTTGCCGGGATTCAAAGCGACGTCATCACTACCTCACTGCATCCCGGAACGACTTTGAACTTGATTGATTTTGAATTGGACGGGCAATCGGCATTATATGATACGCCAGGCGTGGTTAACCGCCGACAAATGGCTCATTTGCTCACGACGAATGAGTTGAAGCAAACGATGCCGAAAACGGAGATTAAGCCGAAGGTTTACCAGCTCTCAGATCGCCAAACGCTTTTTTTTGCGGGACTCGGGCGGCTCGATTTCGTGAACGGGGAGGCGCGTTCTTTCGTCTGTTATTTTTCCAATGAGCTTTATGTACATCGGACGAAATTGGAGAAGGCGGATGAAGTGTATGAGCGTAACGTTGGTGAAATGCTCAGACCGCCGGAGAAGGAGCGAAAAGACCGTTTGCCGGCGTTCAAGAAACACGATTTTACTGTAAAAAACAAAAAAGTGGACGTCGTGTTTTCCGGCCTCGGATGGGTAACGGTACAGCCCGGAACGGCGCAGCTTTCCGCTTATGCGCCGGAGGGTGTCGGTGTTTCGATCCGGGAATCATTGATTTAG
- a CDS encoding ArsB/NhaD family transporter: MHDATVFQITATVVVFVVAYAIIISEKINRTIIALAGAAIMLYLGSVELHSVFTEHMQWGTITLLIGMMILVGITSKTGVFQFAAVKAAKSVKGDPMRILIIMSLLTAVGSAFLDNVTTVLLIVPVTFSITRILGVNPVPFLISEVLFSNIGGTATLIGDPPNIMIGSATNLSFNDFLVNLTPIIIVIAIVTVAILYFIYKNQMVVDDAQKQELMSLNEKDYIKNRSLMIKSLTVLGLTILGFLLHSVTGMEPAVVAMSGATALMLIGVKDEDFEEIFYDVEWGTIFFFAGLFTLVGALVDVGIIGFLAEQALALTGGDLGVASMLILWVSGFASATIDNIPYVATMIPLIQEMVHSMGLSQANAEVMWWSLALGACLGGNGTLIGASANVVVAGMASKEGNGFTYIDFLKIGAPLTLVALVLSSGYIYVRYLL, from the coding sequence ATGCACGACGCGACAGTGTTTCAAATCACAGCCACGGTCGTCGTTTTCGTGGTTGCCTACGCGATCATTATTTCCGAAAAAATCAACCGCACGATCATCGCGCTAGCCGGTGCCGCCATCATGTTGTATTTAGGTTCTGTCGAACTTCACAGCGTGTTCACTGAACATATGCAATGGGGAACGATCACTTTGCTTATCGGCATGATGATCCTCGTCGGCATTACGAGCAAAACCGGTGTATTTCAATTTGCAGCCGTAAAAGCCGCAAAATCGGTGAAAGGCGATCCGATGCGCATCTTGATCATCATGTCGTTGCTGACGGCAGTCGGCTCGGCCTTTCTCGACAACGTCACAACCGTACTGCTCATCGTTCCGGTTACGTTTTCGATCACCCGCATTCTCGGAGTCAATCCCGTTCCATTTCTCATATCCGAAGTGTTGTTTTCCAATATCGGAGGGACAGCGACATTGATCGGCGATCCTCCGAACATCATGATCGGCTCGGCCACGAATTTATCATTCAACGACTTTCTTGTGAATTTAACGCCGATCATTATCGTCATCGCGATTGTGACTGTTGCCATTCTTTATTTCATTTATAAAAACCAAATGGTCGTCGATGACGCACAAAAGCAAGAACTGATGAGCTTAAACGAAAAAGACTACATCAAAAACCGCTCGTTGATGATCAAGTCGTTGACCGTGCTCGGGCTTACGATTCTCGGTTTTCTCCTTCATTCGGTAACCGGCATGGAACCTGCTGTCGTCGCCATGAGCGGCGCTACCGCATTAATGTTGATCGGCGTAAAAGACGAGGATTTCGAAGAAATCTTTTACGACGTGGAATGGGGAACGATTTTCTTTTTTGCCGGCTTGTTCACACTCGTCGGCGCGCTTGTTGATGTTGGAATCATTGGTTTCCTTGCCGAACAAGCCCTCGCGCTGACCGGAGGAGATTTGGGAGTCGCATCGATGTTAATCCTTTGGGTTTCCGGCTTTGCCTCGGCAACGATCGACAACATTCCATACGTGGCAACGATGATCCCGCTCATTCAAGAAATGGTTCATTCGATGGGATTGTCGCAGGCGAATGCCGAAGTGATGTGGTGGTCGTTGGCACTCGGCGCATGCCTCGGAGGCAACGGTACGTTAATCGGTGCTTCCGCCAATGTTGTCGTCGCCGGCATGGCTTCCAAAGAAGGCAACGGATTTACTTACATCGATTTTCTTAAGATCGGCGCTCCGCTTACACTCGTCGCCCTCGTTCTATCAAGCGGATATATTTACGTCAGATATTTACTGTAA
- the rsfS gene encoding ribosome silencing factor, translating into MTEEDLALLAAKTADDKRAENIIVLDMEEISLIADYFMICHGNSEKQVQAIARAMKDAAEENGISVKRMEGFDGGRWVLVDLGSVVAHVFHKEERDHYQLEKLWGDARTLNLEKEFL; encoded by the coding sequence ATGACGGAAGAAGATCTTGCGTTGCTCGCCGCGAAAACCGCAGACGATAAGCGGGCTGAAAACATCATCGTCCTCGACATGGAGGAAATATCTTTAATCGCCGATTATTTCATGATTTGTCATGGCAATTCCGAGAAGCAAGTGCAGGCGATTGCCAGAGCGATGAAAGATGCCGCTGAAGAAAACGGCATTTCGGTGAAACGAATGGAAGGATTTGACGGCGGACGCTGGGTGCTCGTCGATCTCGGAAGTGTCGTGGCCCATGTTTTTCATAAAGAGGAACGGGACCATTATCAACTCGAGAAATTGTGGGGAGATGCGCGTACCTTGAATTTAGAAAAAGAATTTTTATAA
- the comER gene encoding late competence protein ComER, with protein MNIGMIGTGNMGSVLIHAFMKSSAVDPGHLFITNRTLRKAQELKNQYPDVQLAETPEEVAETADIVFVCVKPLDIQPLLETLRPKLSRDKLLVSITSPVTVKELESVVDCGVARAIPSITNRVLAGVSLITFGMSCEERHKERLLELMRHVSKPLEIEESITRIASDIVSCGPAFYTYLTERFIQSAVQETDVTYEQATAFCTEMLIGIGRLLEQQVYTLPELRKKVTVKGGVTGEGLSALEEDVGDMFNHLIQKTHAKYVEDREKVKKQFRM; from the coding sequence ATGAACATCGGAATGATCGGCACCGGAAACATGGGGAGCGTGCTCATTCACGCCTTCATGAAATCATCCGCCGTGGACCCGGGACATCTTTTTATCACCAATCGCACTTTACGCAAGGCGCAAGAATTGAAAAATCAGTATCCGGACGTACAACTGGCAGAGACTCCAGAAGAAGTCGCCGAAACCGCGGACATCGTATTCGTTTGCGTAAAACCGCTCGACATCCAGCCATTGCTCGAGACACTTCGGCCGAAACTTTCGCGCGACAAACTGCTCGTTTCCATCACCAGCCCCGTGACGGTAAAAGAATTGGAATCGGTTGTCGATTGTGGAGTGGCGCGAGCGATTCCGAGCATTACGAATCGCGTCTTGGCAGGAGTTTCGTTAATTACGTTTGGCATGTCTTGCGAGGAGAGACATAAAGAACGATTGCTGGAACTGATGAGGCACGTTTCGAAGCCGTTGGAAATCGAAGAATCGATCACGCGGATTGCTTCGGACATCGTCAGTTGCGGGCCGGCTTTTTATACGTACTTAACTGAACGGTTCATTCAATCGGCGGTTCAGGAGACAGATGTCACGTACGAGCAGGCAACCGCATTTTGTACGGAAATGTTAATTGGGATTGGAAGGTTGTTGGAACAACAGGTTTACACGCTGCCGGAGTTAAGGAAGAAAGTGACGGTAAAAGGGGGCGTAACCGGCGAGGGCTTGTCGGCGCTCGAAGAAGATGTCGGGGACATGTTCAATCATTTGATTCAAAAAACGCACGCAAAATACGTTGAAGATCGTGAAAAGGTGAAAAAGCAATTTCGTATGTAA
- a CDS encoding sodium:solute symporter family protein, whose protein sequence is MEVLSGTVLWVIVFLLVAYFLLVTWIGRKGVRFSKSMNGFATARGSVHPWIVGASFAATYASANLFIGIPGLAYQYGTSVLWYTLGCFGVSWIGLLLFAKTFWRYGKQFGRVSTLPEWLGKRYNSKTLQVLVSLLVLFNVYYIVGQNVGLATIFGTVIGIPYVWGIIIAVVITILYIGLGGAYAQLITDGLQGIMMAVTSVFILLSLLWTIGGGFHVFGTLNDKLASIDPGLTAPIASVGPYNSALAIAAVQFLLFGFVLMPHLLNKILSLETEEQLRPFTISSGVFLCLVSTLTVIGGLAARVVFPALENADQAIPAYLFEAFPPVVAAFFIVGIISAVLSSTDSLYLGIISSIGNDLYRTIAASISKRAWNDPVYDDRSVKVAKGSLFVVGFLTLYFSLQRPESLSLLIQFSFSAIISGIFAPITLGYLWNRSNSIGAIASVITGTSLYVGFTSSAIIDNIYLAMFASSAAGFAVMVGAGLLFAQDERQKQIFLLKKSV, encoded by the coding sequence ATGGAAGTTTTGTCAGGTACGGTTTTATGGGTCATCGTATTTTTGCTCGTGGCTTACTTTTTGCTCGTCACGTGGATCGGGCGAAAAGGGGTTCGTTTCAGCAAATCGATGAACGGATTCGCAACCGCAAGGGGAAGCGTTCATCCGTGGATCGTAGGTGCCAGTTTCGCGGCAACGTACGCTAGTGCCAATTTGTTTATCGGAATCCCGGGACTTGCCTATCAATACGGGACTTCGGTGCTTTGGTATACGTTAGGCTGTTTCGGCGTTTCATGGATCGGTTTGTTGTTATTCGCGAAAACGTTCTGGCGCTACGGAAAACAATTCGGACGCGTATCAACATTGCCCGAATGGCTCGGCAAAAGATACAACAGCAAAACTTTGCAAGTGCTCGTTTCGTTGCTCGTGTTGTTTAACGTTTATTATATCGTCGGACAAAACGTTGGATTGGCCACGATCTTTGGCACGGTCATCGGCATTCCGTATGTTTGGGGAATCATCATTGCCGTGGTGATCACGATCCTCTACATCGGTTTGGGCGGCGCCTACGCACAATTGATTACCGACGGGTTGCAAGGGATCATGATGGCCGTCACTTCCGTTTTTATTTTGTTGTCCTTGTTGTGGACGATCGGAGGCGGATTCCACGTATTCGGTACGTTGAACGACAAACTAGCGTCGATCGATCCCGGCTTAACCGCTCCGATTGCCTCCGTTGGTCCGTACAACAGTGCTCTAGCAATTGCCGCCGTTCAATTTTTGCTGTTTGGATTCGTGCTCATGCCGCATTTGCTTAATAAAATTTTATCACTGGAAACGGAAGAACAATTGCGCCCGTTCACGATTTCGTCCGGAGTATTTCTATGTTTGGTGTCCACGTTAACAGTTATCGGCGGTTTGGCTGCCCGCGTCGTTTTTCCGGCGTTGGAAAACGCGGACCAGGCGATTCCCGCCTATTTGTTTGAAGCATTCCCTCCGGTGGTTGCCGCATTTTTTATCGTCGGCATTATTTCGGCAGTCTTGTCGAGTACGGACAGTTTATATCTCGGTATCATATCCAGCATTGGCAACGATCTATACCGCACCATAGCTGCTTCGATTTCGAAGAGGGCATGGAATGATCCGGTTTATGACGACCGATCGGTGAAAGTCGCGAAAGGTTCTTTGTTCGTTGTCGGTTTTCTGACGTTGTATTTTTCACTGCAGCGACCTGAGTCGTTGTCGCTTTTAATTCAATTCAGCTTTTCGGCGATCATCAGCGGGATCTTCGCACCGATTACGTTAGGTTATTTATGGAACAGATCCAATTCCATTGGCGCGATCGCTTCAGTGATCACCGGAACGTCGTTATATGTTGGATTCACTTCCTCTGCGATCATCGACAACATTTATCTGGCCATGTTTGCAAGCTCTGCTGCAGGGTTTGCGGTGATGGTCGGTGCCGGGCTGCTATTTGCACAGGACGAAAGGCAAAAACAAATCTTTTTATTGAAAAAATCCGTCTAA
- a CDS encoding ComEA family DNA-binding protein yields the protein MVNFTNWTKREQWLAGLALFFLLGWAATVVYMKTEASASSDSVQWLHKETGEAPMMTKRKKDPKNAKTPMAVVIDVKGAVVTPGVYEMKEGERVIDVIREAGGFRKEADRKRINLAERLKDQMVVYVPEKGEKGAQAEFMPSQDDGKVNVNSASVSDLEKLPGVGEVTAEAIVAFRKQHGPFKQLSDLLAVKGIGEKTLDTLREKIALH from the coding sequence ATGGTGAATTTCACAAACTGGACGAAACGCGAACAGTGGCTGGCCGGCTTGGCGTTGTTCTTTTTGCTCGGTTGGGCGGCCACCGTTGTTTACATGAAGACGGAGGCGTCCGCTTCCTCGGATTCTGTGCAGTGGCTGCATAAGGAGACGGGAGAAGCCCCAATGATGACGAAGCGGAAAAAAGACCCAAAAAACGCCAAAACACCGATGGCGGTCGTCATTGACGTAAAGGGTGCGGTGGTGACTCCCGGAGTGTATGAAATGAAAGAAGGTGAGCGGGTGATCGACGTCATTCGGGAAGCGGGGGGTTTTCGGAAGGAGGCCGACCGGAAACGGATCAACTTGGCCGAACGGTTAAAAGATCAAATGGTCGTCTATGTGCCGGAAAAGGGAGAGAAGGGTGCGCAGGCGGAATTTATGCCGTCGCAAGACGATGGGAAAGTGAACGTGAACAGTGCGAGCGTTTCGGATTTGGAAAAATTGCCGGGAGTCGGCGAGGTGACAGCCGAGGCGATCGTCGCATTCCGCAAGCAACATGGACCGTTCAAACAATTGTCTGATTTGTTGGCGGTAAAAGGAATTGGCGAAAAAACGCTTGACACGTTAAGGGAAAAGATCGCTTTGCATTGA
- the yqeK gene encoding bis(5'-nucleosyl)-tetraphosphatase (symmetrical) YqeK, giving the protein MDRERALAVVRKQLTEQRYEHTVRVTDTAVALAVKYGVNREKAELAGIFHDYAKNRPLHEMNQIITEEDIPSDLANYPQQLWHAHVGAFLVQREAGISDEDVLAAIAYHTTGRAGMSSLEKVVFLADYIEPGRNFPGVEHVRHLAESELNTAVVQALANTISFLLKAKVKIHPDTLAAYNDLL; this is encoded by the coding sequence ATGGATAGGGAAAGAGCATTGGCTGTCGTCAGAAAACAGTTGACCGAACAGCGATATGAACACACCGTACGCGTCACTGATACCGCTGTTGCTTTGGCAGTGAAATACGGTGTCAATCGCGAAAAGGCCGAACTCGCAGGTATCTTTCACGATTATGCGAAAAATCGGCCGCTGCACGAAATGAATCAAATCATTACCGAAGAAGACATCCCTTCGGATTTGGCGAACTATCCGCAACAATTATGGCATGCTCACGTTGGTGCGTTTCTCGTTCAACGCGAAGCAGGGATTTCAGATGAAGATGTGTTGGCTGCAATTGCTTACCATACGACGGGCAGGGCAGGCATGTCTTCGTTGGAAAAGGTCGTTTTTTTAGCTGATTATATCGAACCGGGCCGGAATTTTCCGGGTGTCGAGCATGTGCGCCATTTGGCGGAAAGTGAATTGAACACGGCCGTTGTACAGGCATTAGCGAACACGATCTCATTTTTACTAAAAGCGAAGGTGAAGATTCATCCGGATACGCTTGCGGCTTACAATGATTTGCTTTAA
- a CDS encoding sporulation histidine kinase inhibitor Sda encodes MENLSDELLIESFFKAQELSLSRDFIALIKKEINRRSLDEKLKCS; translated from the coding sequence ATGGAGAATTTATCGGACGAGCTGTTAATCGAATCTTTCTTTAAAGCACAAGAATTGAGTCTCAGTCGCGACTTTATTGCTCTTATAAAAAAAGAAATCAACCGGCGTTCCCTCGACGAGAAGTTGAAATGCTCGTGA
- a CDS encoding acyl-CoA dehydrogenase family protein: protein MPNLTQTIAENLGKWMQKAEQLADLFAERSADIDREGRFPFDNFSDLKTAGFLSLTVPAEYGGEGLNLYEFVMLQEQLAKGDAATALSLGWHLGSLLELSENRPWDEKVFRSLCLKVVEEQVLINRAATEPATGSPTRGGMPQTTAVRKGEHWLVSGRKSFTSMAEALDYSLVTARIENTSRKGIFLIDHKLPGVEIEKSWDTISMRGTRSDDLVLNDVRAETSALVEEEGDQTNYTYPKAWLLHIPACYLGIAAAARDYAVAFAKQYRPNSLPGPIKEVPEVQRKTGEMELELYKAREILHAAARRWVGEREKRKEMGPELGAVKHIVTNCANRVVDLAMRITGARSLTRSNPLQQYYRDVRAGLHNPPMDDSVVAVLAKRAFEQE from the coding sequence ATGCCGAACTTGACGCAAACAATAGCTGAAAATTTAGGAAAATGGATGCAAAAGGCGGAACAATTGGCGGATTTGTTCGCCGAACGCTCGGCGGACATCGATCGGGAAGGTCGGTTTCCCTTTGATAATTTCTCCGATTTGAAAACGGCGGGTTTTTTGTCCTTAACGGTACCTGCGGAGTATGGGGGCGAAGGATTAAACTTATACGAATTCGTCATGTTGCAAGAACAATTGGCGAAAGGTGACGCGGCGACGGCATTGTCTTTAGGTTGGCACTTGGGAAGTTTGTTGGAATTGTCGGAAAATCGTCCCTGGGATGAAAAAGTTTTTCGCTCATTGTGTCTGAAAGTCGTAGAAGAACAAGTCTTGATCAACCGAGCGGCGACGGAGCCGGCGACGGGAAGCCCGACCAGAGGCGGCATGCCGCAAACGACCGCGGTGAGAAAAGGGGAACATTGGTTGGTATCGGGTCGAAAGTCATTCACTTCGATGGCAGAGGCGCTCGATTACAGCCTCGTCACGGCGAGAATCGAAAACACGTCCCGCAAAGGTATCTTTTTGATTGATCACAAGTTGCCGGGCGTAGAAATTGAAAAAAGCTGGGATACGATTTCGATGCGGGGGACGCGAAGCGATGACCTTGTCTTGAACGATGTCCGCGCAGAAACTTCCGCATTGGTAGAAGAGGAAGGCGATCAAACGAATTATACTTACCCGAAGGCGTGGTTGCTGCATATTCCTGCTTGCTACTTGGGGATTGCCGCAGCAGCTCGTGATTATGCGGTCGCCTTTGCCAAACAATACCGACCGAACAGCCTTCCGGGGCCGATTAAAGAGGTTCCCGAGGTCCAACGAAAAACCGGTGAAATGGAACTGGAGTTGTATAAGGCAAGAGAGATTCTCCATGCTGCGGCAAGACGGTGGGTCGGTGAACGTGAGAAACGAAAAGAAATGGGTCCGGAACTCGGAGCGGTAAAGCATATCGTGACGAACTGCGCAAATCGCGTCGTCGACCTGGCGATGCGCATTACGGGAGCGAGAAGTTTAACACGAAGCAATCCATTGCAGCAATATTACCGCGACGTGAGAGCCGGGCTCCATAATCCGCCGATGGATGATTCGGTGGTCGCGGTTCTTGCCAAACGAGCCTTCGAACAGGAATAA